TTACACAAGTTAGACTTAACGGTTTAGATGGCGGATATACACAGATACTTTTAAATAGTCGTCCTGTTTTCAGCTCATTATTAGGCGTATATGGTTTAGAGCAAATTCCTACAAATATTATAGATCGCGTTGAAGTGGTTCGTAGTGGTGGTTCTGCATTATTTGGTTCTAATGCTATTGCAGGTACAATAAATATCATCACGAAAGACCCTGTTTTAAACACATGGGAAGTTGGTAGCAATCTAGCTATTATTGACGGAGATGCTTGGGACAAAAATGTTACTTTCAACACTTCTAATGTTGCAGATGATTTGAACAGTGGTGTTACTTTATATGGAACTTATCGTAACAGAGAATCTTATGATGCAAATAATGACGGTTTTACTGAAATTGTAGAATTACGCAATACAACTGTAGGAGCAAAAGCTTTTATAAAACCTAATGATCGTAGTAGAATTTCAGTAAATCTAAACGCTATACGTGAATACAGACGTGGTGGTGATCGCTTAGAATTAGCTCCTCAATTTACAGATATTACAGAAGAACTTGATCACGATACTTTTATCGGTGGAGCAGACTATGAAATAAGTAGCAAAGATAACACGAACAAGTTTCAATTATACACATCCGCTTCATATACTAATAGAGATAGTTATTATGGTGGTTTAGGTGGTGCTCGTACAAGACAAGATAGTATCACAGCTAATAATGCGTTTGGAACTACTAAAGATTTAGCTTGGATTAATGGTGCTCAGTTCACGAAATACCTGAAAAATAATGATGTGTTTACAGCTGGTGCTGAGTATAACATTAGTAATACAGAAGATATAATTCCTGGTTATAATAGATTGATTGATCAAAGTGTAAATTCATTAGGTGTTTATGCACAATACGAATGGAAACCTTCTGAAAAGTTTACGGCTTTATTTGGCACTCGATTAGATCATATAGCTGTTGATGGTAAATATACTATCGGTGGAATATCTAGGGAAGCTGATATTAATCAAACAGCAATCTCTCCTAGGTTGACACTATCTTACCAACTTTCTAAAGAAATAAAACTGCGAGGCGGATATGCACGTGGCTTTAGAGCACCTCAAGCATTTAATGAAGATTTACATATTTCTAGTGTAGGAGGCGAACAACAGTTTGTTATTTTATCAGATGATTTAAATGCTGAATTTTCCAATGCATTTACATGGTCTTTTAATTATTCAAAAACGATTAATTTACTACAAGTCGATTTACTCTTAGAAACATTTTTTACTGGTTTACAAGATCCTTTTACTTTAGTAAGTACAGGTGCTACTTTAGCAAACGGCTCTATACTTGAAGAAGTTCGTAATGGTTCTGATGCTAGTGTGTTTGGTTCTAATTTTGAGTTAGGAATTTCGCCAAATTCTAAATGGCGTTTTCAATTGGGTGGAACTTTACAACGTACTGAGTATGATGAACCACAAATACTTTTTGAAAGCGATGGAACTCCTGGAGAAAACGATATTATTATCGAAGAATTTGTTAGAGTTCCTAATTTTTATGGGTATCTTAATGCTACTTGGCTACCTAGTAAAAAATTCAATATAGACCTTACAGGTACATATACTGGCAAAATGATAGTACCGTTAGTTATAAGTGACACAGGTTTTTTAGCTTTAAACGAAGTGGATCCTTTTTTTGATTTAAACTTAAAACTTGAAAAACACATAGATTTTAACGACAACTTTATGATTACCTTATCGGGTGGAATTAATAATCTATTTAATAGTTATCAAGATGATTTTGATACAGGTGCGGGTCGTGATTCAGACTATGTTTATGGTCCTAATCTACCAAGAACATTTTTTGTAGGTATAAAATTTGGGAAATTTCATTAATATAATATAGCTAAAAGATGTCAGTTCGAGTAACTCGATGTGAAATCGGGATGTATCGAGAACTGTTTAAAAGTTAAAATTCTTACTCTTAAAAATCACTCGAATTGACATAATTTTAATGCAAAAGCGCAACTGGTTACAATCTCTATTTTATACAATTATGCATATAAAAAAGGTAACATACATACTATTATTTTACTTCTTATCTCATTCTATAATAGCTCAAAAAGATAGTAGCATTAACTGGATTACATTTGAGCAACTAGAAGACTCTCTTTCTGTAAAGCCTAAAAAAGTATTTATTGACTTTTATGCAGACTGGTGTATTTATTGTAAAAAAATGGAAAAGGTAGCTTTTAAAAACCCTAAAGTTATTTCAAAATTAAACACTAGTTATTATGCTGTTAAAATGAATGCTGAAAGTACCGATACCATTTTCTTTGGAGGTGATACTTTTATTAATAAACAAATTGGAAAAAAAAGAAATCCTACTCATGATATTCCTTTACTGTTAGCTTCAAGAAACAATAAAGACTTCTCACTCCCTGCAATAATAATTTTAGATGAGAAGTTTAAAATTTCAGCACGATACTTTGAATATTTAGACAGTAAGAAAATGTTAAAAGCCATAGATTAAAATAAATAAACCACTAGCTCTTTCAGAACTAAAATAGAAATCAATAATGGAACTCAAAAACATTTTTTGATAGTTACCATTAAGATTAAACAAAAATTCTGATCGAGATTAAAATTAGATCTACAGATTATAAAGGCCAAAAACACTCTTTAGAAAAGAAAATTCATTAATGACTTGCTAATTAATACACATAATCAACTAATAAACAAATAGCTACTTTATCTAGACTGAAGTAGCTATTTTATTTGGCTTAACTTTTAAAACCCTTTTACTTAACATAAAATAAACATTCTAATAAACTAAGCATAATTTAAAAGTAACCTTTTGTTTACACAATCAGTTGACTTTTGCAATTGATTTTAGAATACGTAAAAATGAAAAAAATTTTATTGATTGCTTTAGTTTGTCTGTGTCAAATGGTCGGTGCACAAGACAAAGGTACAGTTACGGGGACTGTTACTGATAAAGAAATGAATGGTGATAGCTTACCATTTGCTAATGTATTTATCAAAGGTACTTCTATCGGTGGTAATACAGATTTAGATGGAAAGTATACCATTTCTGTTCCTGCAGGAAATCACACTTTAGTTTTTAGTTTTGTGGGGTACCAAACTATAGAAAAGCCAATTACAGTTGTAGCTGGTAAGACTTTAGTTATAAACCAAGAACTTGGTGCTAGTGGTGGTGAACAATTAGAAGAAGTTCAGATTAATACTACTGTCAATAGAGAGAAAGAAAGTGCTCTTTTATTAGAGCAAAAAAAGGCTGTTGTAATACAACAAAAAATAGGAAATCAAGAACTTGCTAGAAAAGGTGTTGGAGATGTTGCTACAGCAGTTACAAAAACAACTGGAGTATCAAAAGAGGAAGGTTCTGGTTCTGTATTTGTAAGAGGTCTAGGAGATCGATACAATGTAACTACTCTTAATGGATTACCTTTACCATCTAACGATCCTTCTAAGAAAAATATCGATTTAAGTATTTTTTCTACTGATATCGTTGAGTACATTGGAATTGACAAAACTTATGCACTTAATAACTATGGGGACTTTGCAGGTGCTAATGTTGATATTTCTTCAAAAGTTTATAAAGGAAAAGGATTTGCTGAGATTAGCTTGGGTACAGGACTTAATACAGTAGCGAATAATAAAACTTTTTACGGTTCAGATGGACCTAATAGTTTTGGTTTTTACAAAACTAATTATCCTGCATTTCCATTAAACAATTATAATTTTACAACTAGCTGGGACAGACAAGAAGGTAATGCTCCAGTAAATACTTCAATTGCCATTAAAGGTGGAGATTCTTTTAATTTATCTGAAAATACTAGATTAAGTTTCTTTGCTGTTGGTTCTTTTAACAATGATTACACGTATCAACAAGGAGTTACAAGAGCAGACGTAAACGTTTCAGCAGTTGCTCGAAGAGATTTAGTAAGAGAATCTTACACGTATAATACGAATACTACTGCAATGGGTAATTTACGTTTAAAATATAAATCTCATGAATTTAAGTATAATGGTTTAATGGTTAACAATTCTAGCGATACTCATGACGATTATCAAGGTATTTATGATATTTTTGATAATGCTCCAGAAGGTGGTGCTGTTATTCAAAGACAAACTTATATTCAAAACACATTGTTTGTTCACCAATTATTAGGAGATCATAAATTTGGTGAAAATATTGAATTCGACTGGGGAGCTTCATATAACTTTAATAAAAATAACGTTCCAGATAGAAAGCAAAGTACTGTTTTACCAAATAGAAATGACGAGCCAAATGGACCTAAGTCTTTTTTATTAATTAGTAATGACTCTGATAATCATAGATTTTTCTCTGATCTAGAAGAAGAAGAAATTGCTGCGAATTCTAGTATCACATACAAATTTGCTAAAGATGCAGACGATATTAATAGAGCTAAATTAAAATTAGGTTACAGCGGAAGGTTTAAAGATGTAGAGTTTGATGCTACTCAATTTAACTTTGCCATTACTTTAAGAACCGTAACTCAACCTATTGTTGATGATGTTTATAATTTAGATAGCTATTTCAATCAAGAAAATTTTAATGCCGGCCTATTTGCAATTAGAACATTTAGAGGAGGACTAAGTAGCACGATAGATGTTCTTTTACCACAAACTTATGGAGGTACACAAAACATTAATGCTGCCTATGCACAACTTGAATATAAGTTTTCAGATAAATTCACTGGTATTTTTGGTGTAAGAGGAGAAAAAATCAATCAATCTTTATTCTACAATACCTCTATCTTAACTGGAGAAAGTGAATTAGACGAAACTCAAATCTTACCTTCAGCTTCTTTAAAATATACTTTAAATGACAAGAACAATTTAAAGTTTGCAGCTAGTAAAACATATACTTTACCTCAATTTAAAGAAAGAGCTCCTTTCTTATTCGAAGATATTGTAAACAACTCTTTAGGTAACCCTAACTTATATTCTTCAGACAACTATAATGTTGATTTCAAATGGGAATTTTACCCAGAAAAAGAAGAAATTATTTCAGCAGGTTTATTTGGTAAGTATATTGAAAACCCTATTAATGAAGTGCAAATCAATTCTGCTTCTAATGATATTAGCTATGCCAATACTGGTGATTGGGGTATTGCTTATGGAATTGAATTAGAACTAAGAAAAAATCTTTTCAATTTTGAAACTGAAACAGAAGACAAAACATTAAACAACAAATTAACTTTTGGATTTAATGGATCGTACATGATGCATAACCAAGAGTTAAATAAAGAAAAAATCATTAGAGAAAACCCTGGAACTAGTGTAGATTTTTCTAATGAAGAAGATGGTTTTGCTGGAGCTTCTGACTTCTTATTAAATACAGATTTCACATATTTAAAAGATTTTAGAAATGGTATGAATATCCAATCTACTATAGTTTTCAACTATTTTTCAGATAGAATTTTTGCTTTAGGAACTGAAGGTAAAGGGAATTTAGTAGACAAAGGATATGGAACTTTAGATTTAATTTTAAAGTCTAACATAAACGAAAATATTAGTGTTGGTCTTTCTGCTAAAAACTTATTAAATCCTAGTATCGAAAGATTTCAAGACAACCAAGATGTTACTATTTTATCTTTTAGAAGAGGTGTTAATCTTAATTTCTCTTTATCATATAAATTCTAGATACACGTAACATTTTATTTACAATCCAATAACCCAAGATTAATTTTCATAAAACATTGAATTAATCTTGGGTTGTTTCTTTTGTAGCATTGAAAATATATAAGAACACAAATTTTTATTAAAATGAAAAAACAAATTTTTAGCTTGATAGTCATGGTTGCTACGCTAGCTTTCGTTGTATCATGTGGAGACGACGATCCAGTTAGAACTTCTTCTTGTTCTGATGGAATTCAAAACGGAGATGAAACTGGAGTAGACTGTGGGGGGTCTTCATGCCAACCTTGTACTAGTGCTAATTTATCTGGTGATGTAACTACAGAAGTTACATTAGAAGCAGATGTAACTTATAAGTTAACTGGAGCTTACGTTGTACAAGACGGAGGAACTTTAAACATTCCTGCTGGAACAAAAATTGAAGCTACAGGTGGAACTTCTGCTTACATTGCAGTAGCTCAAGGTGGTAAAATATTTATTAATGGTAACCAAGACAATCCAGTTGTTATGACTTCAGGTGCTGCTAACCCAGCTCCAAAAGATTGGGGTGGATTAGTTGTTTGTGGTAAAGCTCCAACTAACGTAGGATCTACAGCTACTTCTGAAGTTGCTGGTTTAACTTATGGTGGTACAGATGCTGCAGATAATTCAGGATCTATCCGTTACTTAAGAATTGAATATACTGGTGCTACTTTTAATTCTTCTAAAGAATTTAACGGACTTTCTTTATTTGGTGTTGGTAACGGAACTACTGTAGAGTACGTACAATCTTATGAAGGTGGTGATGACGGTATTGAATTTTTCGGAGGTACTGTTAATGGTAAATATTTAATTGCTACAAATTCTGGTGATGATTCAATTGACTTCGCTGACGGATGGGCTGGTACTGGTGAATACTGGTATATTTCTGGAAGTGCTAAAGCTGGTATTGAAGGTTCTAATAATGGTGATAATGGTGATGTTACTCCTGTAACTAACGCTACGTTAAAAAATATTTCTGTTGTAGGCCCTGTTACTGAAGGTGCTTTATTCTACAAAGAAGGTGGAGGAAACTTTACTATCGACAACTTTTTCATTTCAGGGGTTGATTTAGGTGTTAAAGTAAAAGATACAGATGCTGAAGCTGCTACAAGAATCGAAAACGGAGACTTAGTAATGACTAATGTTCAGTTTGCTTCTAACGCTTCAGGATTTAATATGACTGATTATGCTGGTACAAACCAATCATTCATTTCTCAAGGTGTAACTTCTGGTGCCGGTAGTGGTGCTGCTGCTCCACAATGGGCTGCTGGCTGGACAAGAGGTTTAAGTAACAGTGGAGTTACTTCTGAAAACTTAGCTGGTGAAATAACTGGAAATATTACTTTAAATGCTGATGTTGAATATTTATTAACTAGTGCATTTGTAGTAAAAGACGGTGGTAAATTAACTATTCCTGCAGGAACTACTATAAAAGCAACTGGAGGTACTTCTTCTTATATTGCTGTAGCTCAAGGAGGTCAAATATTTGTAGAAGGAACTGCTAATGATCCAGTAATCATGACTTCGGGTGCTGCAACTCCAGGTCCTAAAGATTGGGGTGGATTAGTAGTTTGTGGTAAAGCTCCAACTAACGTAGGTGCTGTTGCTACTTCTGAAGTTGCTGGTTTAACATATGGTGGTACTGAAACTACAGATAATTCAGGATCTATTCGTTATTTAAGAATTGAATATACGGGTGCTACTTTTAACTCTTCAAAAGAGTTCAACGGACTTTCTTTATTCGGTGTTGGTAACGGAACTACTGTAGAATACGTTCAGTCTTTTGAAGGTGGAGATGATGGTATCGAGTTTTTTGGAGGTACTGTTAACGGAAGCTACTTAGTTTGTACAAATTCTGGTGATGATTCATTAGACGTTGCTGACGGATATAACGGTACAATTGAAAACGTATACATTTCAGGAAGTGCTAAAGCTGGTGTTGAGGCTTCAAATAATGGAGATAACGGTGATGTTATGCCTGTAACAAACCTAACATTAAGAAACATCACTGTTGTGGGAACTGTAACTGAAGGTGCATTATTCTACAAAGAAGGTGGTGGAAACTTTACTATTGATAACTTCTATATCTCTGCAGTTGACTTAGGAGTTAAAGTTAAGTCAACTGATGCTGAAGCTGCTGTTAGAATTGAAAATGGAGATTTAGTTATGACTAATGTTCAGTTTGCTAACAACGCTACTAGTTTCCAAATTACTGATTACACTGGTGCTGCTGGTTCTTCTTTCCTAACTGAAGGAACTGCTACTGGTGCAGGTAATGGAGCTGACGCTCCTTCATGGACAGCTGGTTGGACCAGAGGTTTATAGTAATTTCGATTAAGCAAGCATAATTTTTGCTAAAAAAAATAAAACCCGGTGAAAGTGTTCACTGGGTTTTGTTATATTTTGTAGTAGCCTTTTTTATTTAACTGCAATCTTAGTGCTTTCTTTCCAAGATTGTATGCTTGCAACAGCATTGTTTTCGTAGTTTATCTCTTTCAATTCATCTTTTTCCCAGATAAACCATTTACCTACTTTTTTTCCTTGGTTATAAAATGCCATAACTTTTTTATCTCCTTGCGCATCATAAATGACCCATTTTCCATGGAGTAATTTATCTTTATAAAAACCTTGTTCTTTGATATTACCATTATCATGGAAGTGAGTTACTTTTATTAAATCACCTTCTTTTTCGTATAAAGGTTTTGTTTCATTTTGCGCATACATGCTTCCTACAACTAAGAAACAAATTAAAACTACTAATTTTTTCATATCTAAAACATTTAATCATTAACATTTGCATTACAAATATAACAATAAGTTTACTTTTAAACAAACTTTTGTTTACATTAAATTAACATTGAGTGTTTTTCCTATTTGAATATCAAATAGTTTTATATTTGTAACTAATAATTAATTAAAAAAATCTATTATGGCAGTAATGAAAGTAATTGAAATTCTAGCTAATTCAGAAAAAAGCTGGGAAGATGCGACTAAAAAAGCAGTGAGTCAAGCATCAAAATCTGTAAAAAACATCAGATCGGCATTTGTACAATCACAAAGTGTTGTTGTTAAAGATGACGAAGTATCTGAATTTAGAGTAAACTTAAAGGTAACCTTTGAAGTAAACTAAGAAAAAACTACTACTATTATAAAATGCGGTATAAAATGCCGCTTTTTTTATTTATTTAATTGACAAAATGTTAATTATAACACAAAACATTCAAAAAATTTATTAAACAGGTAGGGGTTATTTATTTTTAACTGTTATACTACGTAATCTTTATTAAGATAGATCAAGTATTCAATCTTTTTAGATTATGTAGACTGTTAATTTGAAAACCTCAGTTAACAATCAATTTAAACATGGAAAAAAACATAGACAAGTTAAAGGGTATACTTGTAGAATATGCCCCAAAAGTAGTTGCAGCTTTATTATTATTAATTATTGGATTATGGATAATAAGCATTGTTACTAAGGCAGTTCGTAAACTAATGGAAAAAAGAGGTATTGATACTTCTTTGAGAGGATTTTTAGGAAGTCTAGTAAACTGGACATTGAAAATCTTTTTATTAGTTACTGTTGCAGGACAACTTGGTGTGGAAACTACATCTTTTGCTGCTATAATTGCTGCAGCAGGTTTAGCAATAGGTATGGCTCTACAGGGTTCATTATCAAATTTTGCTGGTGGTGCACTTATCATGATTTTTAGACCTTTTAAAGTTGGTGATTATATTGAGGCTCAAGGTGAACAAGGAGTTGTAAAGGACATTCAAATTTTCACTACTAAATTAAATACTGTAGACAATAAAGAAGTAATTATTCCTAATGGTGTATTATCTAATGGAAATATAATTAATTACTCATCTGAGGAAAAAAGACGTGTTGATTTAACTTTTGGTGTTTCTTATGATGCTGATATAAAGCAAACAAAAGAAGTACTTTTATCTGTTACTGAAAACACTCCATTCACACTAAAAGATCCAGCTCCTGTAGTATTGGTTGGAGAATTAGCAGATAGTTCGGTGAATTTTATCACTAGAACTTGGGTGAAATCTTCAGATTATTGGAATGCACATTTTCACATTATAGAAAACACAAAGATTGAATTAGATAAGGCGGGGATCGAAATACCTTATCCACATTCGGTCGAAATTCAAAAATAGAGTTAAATATAAAAATCATGAAAAAAAACGTTCTTAAGCTTTTAGTATTTTTAATCACTACTAGCACTTTTGCACAAAGCATAGGTTCATCTAATGTAGGATCTAGGGGGAGATTCTTTAGTGACCTAATTAACAAAGAAGGAAAAAGTGTAGATTACACTGGGGTAGATGGATCACCATACATTGTTAAAGAATTTTTCCAAGGGAAAATTAATGAATACCCAAACGAAGTACTTTTTAGATATAATGCTTATAGAGATGTAGTAGAAATTAAAGCTAATTCTAAAACTTATGAATTACCAAGAAAAGAAGGTAATAAAGTTTATAACAGCAGCTTAAAATTAGCGTATACTGTATTAAAAAATCCAAAAACTGAAACGATTGGTTATTACAAAGAAGAATTAGTTTTAGATAACTTTACTTTATTATCTAAGCAAAAAGTTAAGTTCTTAAAAGCAAAACAAGCCGTTTCTAGTTACGATATAGCTAAACCTGCAAGATTTAAAAGGTTAAAAGACGTATACTATTTACGTTATAAAGATGGAAAATTTAAAGAGTTACCTAAGAAAAAGAAAGCTTTCTTTAAATTAATGGGAGATAAGAAAGATCAGGTTAAAAAGTTTGCTAAAGAAAATGGATTAAAACATAAAAGAAAAGAAGATTTATTTAGAATCTTAAGATATTATAGTTCATTATAATTATTTCTTTTGTGGTGTTACCATAAAATCTTTTAAATAAAAAGGCTCAAAATAAGCGACATCTTCGATGTCGTTTTTTTTATACTTTATGTAACTTAATTCTGCCATTTGTATAGATGACGGATGCTTATCCTCAATAAAGATAAAATTAGCGTGTTTTAACACCTCTTTACACTTTTCACTTCCGTCTCCTATCAAATAAACTTTTTTGTCTGTATACTCTTCAAAAGAGTTTTCATCTATAATTTCAGCCTTTACTTCTCTAATTTCTAAATTTTCATTGGTATAAACAGCAGAATATACTTCCATACGTCTAGCATCTAGCATTGGAATGATATGAGCGTCTTCTTTTACATCTATAGAATGTGCCAAGGCATTTAAAGTTCCAATACTTATTAATGGCTTATTTAAAGCAAAACAAAGTCCTTTAGCTGCTGAAACTCCAATTCGCAAACCAGTATAAGAACCAGGACCTTTGCTTACGGCTACAGCATCTAAATCATTTATAGAAACGCCAGACTTTTCTACAACATCTAAAATAAATGGATGCAGTTTTTCTGCGTGAGAATAGTTGATATCATGAAGTTCTTTATGATAAATTACTTTTCCTTGATTAGCAATACATACTGAACAATTCTTAGTTGATGTTTCTATATTTAAAATTAAAGCCATAAATATAATTTGTATGCAAATATATTACAGATAAAACAAAACCCCGCAAATTAATTTGCGAGGTCTGAGATTAAGTATAGTTAGTTACTTTTAATCTAAAATATTTTCACCGTAATAGAATTTTAAGACTTTTGTTTTAAAAACATAATCAAATTTTGCTCTAATTAAAGCTGATTTTGCATTTACTAATCTGTTACGTACTTGATCATAATCAAATCGTGTCATTGCTCCGTACTCATAACTAGCTTGAGCATTCTTGAATGCCTCATCTTGAGATTCTAGAGAAATACTTGCCGCTTCAAAAGTTTTAGCAGCTGCTTTAGCATCTAAATAAGCTTGTTCTATCGTTTGTTTTAATTGTAATTTTTCTACTTCTAAATTTTCCTCAGATATTAATTTCTGAATTTTTGAACGCTCTACATTTGCATCATTTCTAAAACCATTAAAAATAGGTATGGTTACATTAAAACGTAAACTATAACCTAAATTACCATCTAACTGATCAAAGAATTGACCTGTAGGAATAGATGGATCTAAAATATATCTATAGTTAGAATCTGCAGATAAGGAAAGTCCTACTGTAGGATAATAGCCAGATTTTGCTATTTCAATTGCAAAATTAGAATTTTCGATATTCAATTTGGCTTTATCAATCTCTGGTCTTGTTTTTAATGCTTTTTGATATACTTCGTTAGAACTACTATATAGTAAAGCTGAAGAAGGTGAACCAATTTCTATTTTGGCTACCTGAAAACCTTCATAATCTACTTGTAATAACTGTGATAAATTTAATAACGCTATGTTTAAAGTGTTTTCTTGAGTAACAACATTTTGAGCATCGTTTGCTGCAGTAGATTTAATATTTAGTAAATCTCCCTTAGGAATAGCTCCTGTATCAAACTGTGCTTGTGCTCGCTCTATCTGCTTTTTACTTATGTCTGCTTGAACCTTAGCTACTTCTAAATTTTCTTTAGCAAACAAAACATTTAGATAAGTGTTTACCACTCGTAATGCTATATCATTTTCTATTACTTCTAAATCTAACTTACTTCTTTCTACTCCTAGTTTTGCCTGCTTATACGTATTCAAATTTCTATAGCCATTGAAAACTGAATAACTAGAAACAACTCCTAATGACCCTCCGAATAAAGTAGTATTTGGTGTTCTGTTTTGTGTAACTGGATCAAAAGTAGAACCTGTAGATAAAGCTCCTCCTGTAGAAACACTTAGAGTAGGTAGAAAATTTCCTTTATTACTTTTTACATCTTTTTCTGCAACTTGTACATTAAGTTCGTTTATCTTAACCTGTATGTTATTTTTCATAGCATGATCAACACACTCTTTTAAAGTCCATTCTTTTTGACTGTAAGAAAGTATAGTGACTAATAAAAAAGGAAATAACAGTAGTAATTTTTTGTTCTTCACAATCTTGTTTATTTAGTAAGTATCGATATGACGACAAAGTAAACAATATGTTACAAAAAAAGAATGAAATTAGCTATTAGTTTTTTTTCTATGTCTGTACAAAAAGAATAAAAGTAAGCCTATTAACAAATAAGGAAACACCATTAAGTATGTAATACCATTATTAACTCCCTCTGCAACAGACTCATTACCTCCTTCTATAACAGCTTTACACATGGCACATTGAGCGTCAGCTAACTGTGTAATTAATAAAACAAAAAATAAGATCTTTTTAACCATAATAAGGTGAAATCATGATATAAATAATAACTCCAGTAACTGCAACATACAACCATAGCGGATAAGCAATTTTGGCTATTTTTTTATGCTGAACAAACTGTCCTAACTTGGCTCTCATAAATGTAAATAACACAAAAGGAATGATTACAATAGATAATAATATATGTGTTATCAAAATAAAATAGTAGATATATCTTATTAAACCTTCTCCTCCAAAAGGTGTTGATTCAGAAGTCATGTGATAAGCAACATACATAACTAAAAATAGCGCAGAGCAAACTATAGCTAATGTATTTA
This genomic stretch from Tenacibaculum jejuense harbors:
- a CDS encoding TonB-dependent receptor, yielding MKPIYSIIFLLFGITIQAQTATVSGTITSEEEPIPFATVLIKNSNLNTTTDKYGNYSFETPTGTIILVVSSQGFRSVEREITITKGESKKVNFKLIEDVLGLDEVVVSATRNRVERKNTPVIVSSIKPRLLNATQSLTVADGLNYAPGVRVETNCQNCGFTQVRLNGLDGGYTQILLNSRPVFSSLLGVYGLEQIPTNIIDRVEVVRSGGSALFGSNAIAGTINIITKDPVLNTWEVGSNLAIIDGDAWDKNVTFNTSNVADDLNSGVTLYGTYRNRESYDANNDGFTEIVELRNTTVGAKAFIKPNDRSRISVNLNAIREYRRGGDRLELAPQFTDITEELDHDTFIGGADYEISSKDNTNKFQLYTSASYTNRDSYYGGLGGARTRQDSITANNAFGTTKDLAWINGAQFTKYLKNNDVFTAGAEYNISNTEDIIPGYNRLIDQSVNSLGVYAQYEWKPSEKFTALFGTRLDHIAVDGKYTIGGISREADINQTAISPRLTLSYQLSKEIKLRGGYARGFRAPQAFNEDLHISSVGGEQQFVILSDDLNAEFSNAFTWSFNYSKTINLLQVDLLLETFFTGLQDPFTLVSTGATLANGSILEEVRNGSDASVFGSNFELGISPNSKWRFQLGGTLQRTEYDEPQILFESDGTPGENDIIIEEFVRVPNFYGYLNATWLPSKKFNIDLTGTYTGKMIVPLVISDTGFLALNEVDPFFDLNLKLEKHIDFNDNFMITLSGGINNLFNSYQDDFDTGAGRDSDYVYGPNLPRTFFVGIKFGKFH
- a CDS encoding thioredoxin family protein — protein: MQKRNWLQSLFYTIMHIKKVTYILLFYFLSHSIIAQKDSSINWITFEQLEDSLSVKPKKVFIDFYADWCIYCKKMEKVAFKNPKVISKLNTSYYAVKMNAESTDTIFFGGDTFINKQIGKKRNPTHDIPLLLASRNNKDFSLPAIIILDEKFKISARYFEYLDSKKMLKAID
- a CDS encoding TonB-dependent receptor, with protein sequence MKKILLIALVCLCQMVGAQDKGTVTGTVTDKEMNGDSLPFANVFIKGTSIGGNTDLDGKYTISVPAGNHTLVFSFVGYQTIEKPITVVAGKTLVINQELGASGGEQLEEVQINTTVNREKESALLLEQKKAVVIQQKIGNQELARKGVGDVATAVTKTTGVSKEEGSGSVFVRGLGDRYNVTTLNGLPLPSNDPSKKNIDLSIFSTDIVEYIGIDKTYALNNYGDFAGANVDISSKVYKGKGFAEISLGTGLNTVANNKTFYGSDGPNSFGFYKTNYPAFPLNNYNFTTSWDRQEGNAPVNTSIAIKGGDSFNLSENTRLSFFAVGSFNNDYTYQQGVTRADVNVSAVARRDLVRESYTYNTNTTAMGNLRLKYKSHEFKYNGLMVNNSSDTHDDYQGIYDIFDNAPEGGAVIQRQTYIQNTLFVHQLLGDHKFGENIEFDWGASYNFNKNNVPDRKQSTVLPNRNDEPNGPKSFLLISNDSDNHRFFSDLEEEEIAANSSITYKFAKDADDINRAKLKLGYSGRFKDVEFDATQFNFAITLRTVTQPIVDDVYNLDSYFNQENFNAGLFAIRTFRGGLSSTIDVLLPQTYGGTQNINAAYAQLEYKFSDKFTGIFGVRGEKINQSLFYNTSILTGESELDETQILPSASLKYTLNDKNNLKFAASKTYTLPQFKERAPFLFEDIVNNSLGNPNLYSSDNYNVDFKWEFYPEKEEIISAGLFGKYIENPINEVQINSASNDISYANTGDWGIAYGIELELRKNLFNFETETEDKTLNNKLTFGFNGSYMMHNQELNKEKIIRENPGTSVDFSNEEDGFAGASDFLLNTDFTYLKDFRNGMNIQSTIVFNYFSDRIFALGTEGKGNLVDKGYGTLDLILKSNINENISVGLSAKNLLNPSIERFQDNQDVTILSFRRGVNLNFSLSYKF
- a CDS encoding toxin-antitoxin system YwqK family antitoxin — its product is MKKLVVLICFLVVGSMYAQNETKPLYEKEGDLIKVTHFHDNGNIKEQGFYKDKLLHGKWVIYDAQGDKKVMAFYNQGKKVGKWFIWEKDELKEINYENNAVASIQSWKESTKIAVK
- a CDS encoding dodecin family protein; the protein is MAVMKVIEILANSEKSWEDATKKAVSQASKSVKNIRSAFVQSQSVVVKDDEVSEFRVNLKVTFEVN
- a CDS encoding mechanosensitive ion channel family protein, translated to MEKNIDKLKGILVEYAPKVVAALLLLIIGLWIISIVTKAVRKLMEKRGIDTSLRGFLGSLVNWTLKIFLLVTVAGQLGVETTSFAAIIAAAGLAIGMALQGSLSNFAGGALIMIFRPFKVGDYIEAQGEQGVVKDIQIFTTKLNTVDNKEVIIPNGVLSNGNIINYSSEEKRRVDLTFGVSYDADIKQTKEVLLSVTENTPFTLKDPAPVVLVGELADSSVNFITRTWVKSSDYWNAHFHIIENTKIELDKAGIEIPYPHSVEIQK